In Gossypium arboreum isolate Shixiya-1 chromosome 6, ASM2569848v2, whole genome shotgun sequence, the following are encoded in one genomic region:
- the LOC108484579 gene encoding protein ROOT INITIATION DEFECTIVE 3, translating to MNVVIASSSIDGGIGCWDLQTGAEQLRYKTCASPPHGLTSVGCRFLACSQLRDPSATSGHLLYWSWSKPQAQVKSFPAEPIKPLIANSDGAYIVGGGSSGDIYIWEVATGRLLKKWHAHYRAITCLVFSEDDSLLISGSEDGCVRVWSLFMIFDDVRRQQVSHLYEYSFTEHTLRVTDIVIGYGGGNAIIVSASEDRTCKVWSLSKGRLLRNVVFPSIIDAIAIDPGEHVFYAGSRDGKIYIAALNAESSPSDNYGLHIIGSLTDQSKPVTCLAYSAEGDLLLSGSEDGMIRVWDVKTQNITRMFRHSKGPVNNIVIVRLPYPLGRAESKSQPSSRKHELSLPPPLEKYANSTDEDMDNKAIVMLPDSIDLPSYLSSHLINDHIKQLQQQGSSAVAEMEAKRLKADCQRSMEMFQQLRKVYDNLQEFCVNELLDEQTMEGSKGN from the exons ATGAATGTAGTAATAGCATCATCTTCAATCGACGGCGGCATCGGTTGCTGGGACCTACAAACAGGGGCGGAGCAACTCCGTTACAAAACTTGCGCCTCCCCTCCACACGGCCTTACCTCCGTCGGTTGCCGTTTCCTCGCCTGCTCTCAACTTCGTGACCCCTCCGCCACCTCCGGTCACCTCCTTTATTGGTCTTGGTCCAAG CCTCAAGCCCAAGTTAAAAGCTTTCCCGCTGAACCCATTAAACCGCTTATTGCTAATAGCGATGGTGCTTACATAGTTGGTGGAGGTTCATCAGGTGATATTTACATTTGGGAG GTTGCTACGGGTAGGTTATTGAAGAAATGGCATGCTCATTATAGAGCAATTACATGTTTAGTTTTCTCTGAAGATGATTCACTTCTCATTTCCGGGTCCGAAGATGGATGCGTTCGAGTTTGGTCGCTTTTCAT GATATTCGATGATGTTAGACGGCAGCAGGTTAGTCATCTTTATGAGTATAGTTTTACGGAACATACTCTGCGTGTAACAGATATTGTTATTGGTTATGGCGGAGGGAATGCAATCATCGTGTCGGCTTCCGAGGACCGAACTTGTAAG GTATGGAGCTTATCCAAGGGAAGATTATTACGAAACGTTGTGTTTCCTTCCATCATTGATGCAATTGCAATAGACCCTGGTGAACATGTCTTCTATGCCGGCAGCCGAGATGGTAAAATTTATATTGCTGCTCTTAATGCCGAAAGTTCCCCTAGCGACAACTATGGATTGCACATCATCGGTTCACTAACTGATCAAAG TAAGCCAGTTACATGCTTGGCATATAGTGCTGAAGGAGATTTGCTACTATCTGGATCAGAGGATGGCATGATTCGAGTTTGGGATGTGAAAACACAAAACATTACTCGCATGTTCCGACATTCCAAAG GCCCTGTGAACAATATTGTCATTGTTAGACTTCCATACCCCCTTGGTCGGGCAGAATCAAAATCACAACCTTCCTCAAGAAAGCACGAACTTTCACTCCCACCTCCGCTAGAAAAATACGCAAATTCAACCGATGAAGACATGGACAACAAGGCTATTGTTATGCTTCCAGATAGTATCGACCTCCCTTCATACCTCAGTTCTCATCTAATCAATGATCACATTAAACAACTTCAG CAACAAGGGTCTTCGGCTGTGGCCGAAATGGAAGCGAAGAGACTGAAGGCTGATTGTCAAAGATCAATGGAGATGTTTCAACAATTGAGAAAAGTTTATGATAACTTACAGGAATTTTGTGTCAATGAGCTCTTAGATGAACAAACAATGGAAGGATCCAAAGGGAATTAA
- the LOC108485690 gene encoding transcription factor HEC2-like, translated as MEIDHLKSATTQDQMETMMMQAEYNIYNDVVQLPLASPSTFVENPPFITGSTPVQPPSTAFCPGLQKKNSMGAMREMIFRIAAMQPIHIDPESVKPPKRRNVKISKDPQSVAARHRRERISERIRILQRLVPGGTKMDTASMLDEAIHYVKFLKTQVRSLERAAAVGGGGIGFPLGMSNGGSFFTMGKGFQLHQNDGVQQFGDV; from the coding sequence atggAAATTGATCATTTAAAGTCTGCAACAACACAAGACCAGATGGAGACGATGATGATGCAAGCGGAGTATAATATCTACAACGACGTCGTTCAATTACCCCTTGCAAGTCCAAGCACTTTCGTCGAAAACCCACCATTTATCACCGGTTCAACGCCGGTTCAACCACCGTCCACCGCCTTTTGTCCCGGTTTACAGAAGAAGAATTCGATGGGTGCAATGAGGGAAATGATATTCCGAATAGCAGCAATGCAACCGATACATATAGACCCTGAATCGGTCAAACCACCGAAGAGACGGAACGTGAAGATATCTAAAGACCCACAAAGTGTAGCGGCGAGGCACCGGCGAGAAAGGATCAGTGAGAGAATAAGGATATTGCAAAGATTGGTCCCTGGTGGGACTAAAATGGATACAGCTTCAATGTTGGATGAAGCTATTCATTACGTTAAGTTCTTGAAAACACAAGTGCGATCACTGGAAAGAGCTGCCGCCGTTGGCGGTGGTGGGATAGGGTTTCCTTTAGGTATGTCAAATGGTGGGAGTTTTTTTACCATGGGGAAAGGGTTTCAATTACATCAAAATGATGGTGTTCAACAATTTGGAGACGTTTAG